In a single window of the Mycobacteriales bacterium genome:
- a CDS encoding carboxymuconolactone decarboxylase family protein: MAYIDLGLDETTLPGITGLMAYRPETGQALNALADALLVAPSSLARGDRELIAAYVSGLNDCSFCAGSHSAFAAAQLDEGMPLVEQVRADPDAAPITPKLRALLRIAGAVQRGGRDGTPKLIEAARTEGATDVEVHDTVLIAAAFCMFNRYVDGLGTFVPTDSVSYERSAAVIVAHGYAATAAQL, encoded by the coding sequence ATGGCGTACATCGACCTTGGCCTGGACGAAACCACCCTCCCCGGCATCACCGGCCTGATGGCGTACCGGCCGGAGACCGGACAGGCGCTGAACGCGCTCGCCGACGCGCTGCTCGTCGCGCCGAGCTCACTGGCCCGCGGCGACCGCGAGCTGATCGCCGCGTACGTCTCCGGGCTGAACGACTGCAGCTTCTGCGCCGGCTCGCACTCGGCCTTCGCCGCGGCCCAGCTCGATGAGGGGATGCCGCTGGTCGAGCAGGTCCGCGCGGACCCGGACGCCGCGCCGATCACGCCGAAGCTGCGGGCGCTGCTGCGGATCGCCGGCGCGGTGCAGCGCGGTGGTCGCGACGGCACTCCGAAGCTGATCGAGGCCGCCCGCACCGAGGGCGCCACTGACGTCGAGGTTCACGACACCGTGCTGATTGCGGCCGCGTTCTGCATGTTCAACCGGTATGTCGACGGGCTCGGGACGTTCGTCCCCACCGACTCGGTCTCGTACGAGAGGTCCGCCGCCGTCATCGTCGCCCACGGCTACGCCGCCACCGCCGCCCAGCTGTAG